A genomic window from Candidatus Denitrolinea symbiosum includes:
- a CDS encoding cytochrome c oxidase subunit I, with the protein MKKFYSVPLARGLVWLTIGLAAGIAFVAGIRLALGLPAASNYLFTEHAWVFGGVVGTLAFLASHGVMSDWFKWWRGQETSDHHDDPAGWLKYLGPSLDHKVIGIQYTVAALILLVTGGTFALIFRTELSFEGQQFLQPGQYNTLMSLHGMIMIVSILLGIAGMMNYLVPLLIGAPDMAFPRLNAFSFWLVVPASVWLLLSMPLGGVEAGWTGYPPLSANPSIVGPQMFFLGVFVAGWSSILGALNLIATVVRMRSKGMTTFRVPIFVWAAIATSLISLTATQLIGLSFQMVMFQRLFGMGFFDPAKGGNPILFQHLFWFYSHPAVYLFILPGLGVISELLPVFVRKPLFGYKWVAMSSLGIALVGFLVWAHHMFTSGMNEYLRVPFMYSTLLVAVPTGVKFFSWVATLWKGKVDHPMSTAFLFVVGSIVVFLMGGLTGPPNATVSTNLHLHDTYWIVGHFHDTLFGGFVFPFFAALYYWFPKATGRRLDEKLGRWHFWLIFPSFVILTLGMMRIGLLGMRRRIFDYDPALGFQTWHIVLTVAAFLIAISVLIFIINLVQSVKRGESATGNLWNSRSPEWQVPSPMPAHNYETPFEVVGEPYDYGLPGSKYVEFVKK; encoded by the coding sequence TTGGCGGAGTCGTCGGCACGCTGGCCTTCCTCGCCTCGCACGGCGTGATGAGCGACTGGTTCAAATGGTGGCGCGGACAGGAGACCTCCGACCATCACGATGACCCCGCGGGCTGGCTGAAATATCTCGGCCCCTCGCTCGACCACAAAGTCATCGGCATTCAATACACCGTCGCCGCCCTGATCCTGCTGGTCACCGGCGGGACCTTTGCGTTGATCTTCCGCACGGAACTTTCGTTCGAAGGCCAGCAATTCCTCCAGCCCGGCCAATACAACACGCTGATGTCCCTGCACGGGATGATCATGATCGTCTCGATCCTGCTGGGTATCGCGGGAATGATGAACTACCTCGTCCCGCTCCTCATCGGCGCGCCCGATATGGCCTTCCCGCGCCTGAACGCTTTCTCGTTCTGGCTGGTCGTCCCGGCCTCGGTCTGGCTGCTGTTGTCCATGCCGCTCGGCGGCGTGGAAGCCGGCTGGACGGGCTACCCGCCTCTTTCGGCCAATCCCTCCATTGTCGGCCCTCAAATGTTCTTCCTCGGCGTGTTCGTGGCCGGCTGGTCCTCCATTCTCGGCGCGCTCAACCTGATCGCCACCGTCGTCCGAATGCGCTCTAAAGGCATGACCACCTTCCGCGTGCCGATCTTCGTCTGGGCAGCCATCGCCACCTCCCTCATTTCGTTGACCGCCACCCAGTTGATCGGCCTCTCCTTCCAGATGGTCATGTTCCAGCGTCTCTTCGGCATGGGCTTCTTCGACCCGGCCAAGGGCGGCAACCCCATCCTGTTCCAGCACCTGTTCTGGTTCTACTCGCACCCCGCGGTCTACCTCTTCATCCTGCCCGGCCTCGGCGTCATTTCGGAACTGCTCCCGGTCTTCGTCCGCAAGCCGCTCTTTGGCTATAAGTGGGTCGCCATGTCCTCGCTCGGCATCGCGCTGGTGGGCTTTCTCGTCTGGGCGCACCACATGTTCACGTCGGGTATGAACGAATACCTGCGCGTCCCCTTCATGTACAGCACCCTGCTGGTGGCCGTCCCGACCGGCGTGAAGTTCTTCTCGTGGGTCGCGACGCTTTGGAAGGGCAAGGTCGACCATCCGATGTCAACAGCCTTCCTCTTTGTGGTTGGCTCGATCGTCGTCTTTTTGATGGGCGGATTGACCGGCCCCCCGAACGCCACCGTCTCGACCAACCTGCACCTGCACGACACGTACTGGATCGTCGGCCACTTCCACGACACGCTCTTCGGCGGATTCGTCTTCCCGTTCTTCGCCGCTCTCTATTACTGGTTCCCGAAGGCCACGGGCCGCCGCCTGGACGAGAAGCTGGGCCGCTGGCACTTCTGGCTGATCTTCCCCTCGTTCGTCATCCTCACGCTCGGCATGATGCGCATCGGCCTGCTGGGAATGCGCCGCCGCATCTTCGACTACGACCCCGCGCTGGGTTTCCAGACCTGGCACATCGTCCTGACCGTGGCGGCCTTCCTCATCGCCATTTCAGTGCTGATCTTCATCATCAACCTCGTCCAAAGCGTGAAGCGCGGCGAATCCGCGACCGGCAACCTGTGGAATTCGCGCTCGCCCGAGTGGCAGGTTCCCTCTCCGATGCCCGCGCACAATTATGAGACGCCCTTTGAAGTGGTGGGCGAACCGTACGATTACGGCCTGCCCGGCTCCAAATACGTGGAATTTGTGAAGAAGTAG
- a CDS encoding cytochrome c oxidase Cu insertion factor yields MDKKLLSVGVFSFLAILLAAAAIYWFGKPPGFRGASYAEPFPVAPPIELTRADGSVFRLSDQRGRIVLLFFGYTSCPDVCPTTMAEMKQAMDRLGSSADAVRVVFVSVDPDRDAPERVQEYVSRFRSDFIGLTGTMEQLRLIWDAYGVFRTVEQSTSAMGYIVNHTARITLIDADGDLRLSYGFQTPVADIVHDIKILLK; encoded by the coding sequence ATGGACAAAAAGCTTCTCTCCGTCGGCGTCTTTTCCTTCCTCGCCATTCTCCTCGCCGCGGCGGCCATTTACTGGTTTGGAAAGCCTCCCGGTTTCCGTGGCGCCTCGTACGCGGAACCGTTTCCCGTCGCGCCGCCCATCGAGTTGACGCGCGCCGATGGCAGCGTCTTCCGTCTCAGCGACCAGCGCGGCAGGATCGTCCTGTTGTTCTTCGGCTACACCTCCTGTCCCGACGTTTGTCCCACCACGATGGCGGAGATGAAACAGGCGATGGACCGCCTCGGCAGTTCGGCGGACGCGGTTCGCGTGGTCTTCGTCTCCGTTGACCCCGACCGCGACGCGCCCGAGCGGGTCCAGGAATACGTCTCCCGCTTCCGCTCGGACTTCATCGGCTTGACGGGTACAATGGAACAGTTGCGGCTCATCTGGGACGCGTACGGCGTCTTCCGCACGGTCGAGCAATCCACTTCGGCCATGGGCTACATCGTGAACCATACCGCCCGCATCACGCTCATCGACGCGGACGGCGACCTGCGCCTCTCGTACGGTTTTCAGACGCCCGTCGCGGACATTGTGCATGACATCAAGATTTTGTTGAAATGA
- a CDS encoding cytochrome oxidase assembly protein ShyY1, translating to MTLAVLFSRKWIFATLLALVGAAACARLGVWQLDRLEQRRAFNSHYLAVRAMPPLDLNAEADADLAALEYRAVVVRGTYDFANQVALRNQYYNERYGYHLLTPLRLDDGRAVLVDRGWIPAEGNDAPSAWTRYDGAAPAQVQGMIRLGETKIPLGANSDPALAPGQARLDFWNFVNLERLAAQVPYPILPVYIQPNPDAGAAEPPIPYQPEIELTEGPHMGYALQWFAFAAILLIGYPFFVRKQMADEKRG from the coding sequence ATGACCCTGGCTGTTCTCTTTTCCCGCAAATGGATTTTCGCCACGCTCCTCGCCCTCGTCGGCGCGGCGGCGTGCGCGCGTCTCGGCGTCTGGCAGTTGGACCGGCTCGAGCAGCGGCGCGCCTTCAACTCGCATTATCTTGCCGTGCGCGCCATGCCTCCGCTGGACTTGAACGCGGAAGCCGACGCCGACCTCGCCGCGCTGGAATACCGCGCCGTCGTCGTCCGCGGGACGTATGATTTTGCCAACCAGGTCGCGTTGCGGAACCAGTATTACAACGAGCGCTATGGCTATCACCTGCTCACGCCTCTCCGTCTCGACGACGGCCGCGCCGTCCTCGTGGACCGCGGCTGGATCCCCGCGGAGGGGAACGACGCGCCGTCGGCGTGGACGCGCTACGATGGAGCCGCGCCCGCGCAGGTTCAGGGGATGATCCGCCTGGGCGAGACGAAGATTCCGCTGGGCGCGAATTCCGATCCCGCGCTCGCGCCCGGCCAGGCGCGTCTCGACTTCTGGAATTTCGTCAACCTCGAACGGCTGGCCGCGCAGGTCCCGTATCCGATCCTGCCCGTTTATATCCAGCCGAACCCCGACGCGGGCGCCGCCGAGCCGCCCATCCCGTACCAGCCCGAGATCGAGTTGACGGAGGGGCCGCACATGGGCTACGCGTTGCAGTGGTTCGCGTTCGCCGCGATCCTGCTGATCGGGTATCCGTTTTTTGTCCGCAAGCAAATGGCGGACGAGAAGCGGGGTTGA